In a genomic window of Acidilobus saccharovorans 345-15:
- a CDS encoding alkaline phosphatase family protein, whose translation MKLSLLGLDALSPALLSRAVERLKLKNIGDAVRNGRPVPLHSMPPITPTAWTSIATGVNPAKHGVWGFTKYYRGPKGEHLSRPYTSLDVMFPRVFEDAALMGLDVAVVNYPLTWPLDGLCCLDRMTVVGDTFLAPRVDYSPRDLAGRLGRHFITFSDMPDPYERTRRLVEGTLELLSEVDADAYFVVLPYPDQAFHRDHREVLSVGPRSAEVWEAIDELAGELMRRSKAFVLVSDHGAGVHRTCVNALAPLMREFGVGVPRGLRGRLALYLVTAADVISRALPPSVSPRELSRRGPLARLRGRLGGELANIAVAATHESPGESELARQPFTYDAGGLSIDRILYFRDEASRERGLRAIEGSPASRYLRVSRLEERFRGAYMPPYPSLFVESVDESRYHVVSSRSLAALRHDMMPDHEVYGVLLVKGAEVRAEAAEVYDVAPTLLSLLGLKVPRGADGRSLVGASAGEYPYDAAVRLKARLRGRAGQLG comes from the coding sequence TTGAAGCTCTCGCTGCTGGGCCTTGACGCCCTGTCGCCAGCCCTGCTCTCAAGGGCTGTCGAGAGGCTGAAGCTGAAGAACATAGGCGACGCAGTGAGGAATGGCAGGCCCGTGCCCCTCCACTCAATGCCCCCGATAACGCCCACCGCGTGGACGAGCATCGCCACTGGAGTAAACCCTGCCAAGCACGGGGTCTGGGGCTTCACGAAGTACTACAGGGGGCCAAAGGGCGAGCACCTCTCAAGGCCCTACACGTCATTGGACGTCATGTTCCCCAGGGTCTTCGAGGACGCTGCCCTGATGGGGCTTGACGTGGCCGTGGTCAACTACCCCCTGACCTGGCCCCTCGACGGCCTCTGCTGCCTTGACAGGATGACCGTGGTCGGGGACACCTTCCTGGCGCCCAGGGTTGACTACAGCCCCAGGGACCTGGCAGGCAGGCTGGGCAGGCACTTCATAACGTTCAGCGACATGCCTGACCCTTACGAGAGGACCAGGAGGCTGGTCGAGGGGACCCTTGAGCTCCTCTCAGAGGTTGACGCGGACGCTTACTTCGTGGTTCTCCCCTACCCGGACCAGGCCTTCCACAGGGACCACAGGGAGGTGCTCTCCGTTGGGCCGAGGTCCGCCGAGGTGTGGGAGGCCATAGACGAGCTCGCCGGCGAGCTCATGAGGAGGTCCAAGGCATTCGTGCTGGTCTCAGACCACGGCGCCGGGGTGCACAGGACCTGCGTCAATGCGCTCGCGCCCCTGATGAGGGAGTTCGGCGTCGGCGTGCCGAGGGGCCTCAGGGGCAGGCTGGCCCTTTACCTTGTGACGGCCGCCGACGTCATCTCAAGGGCGCTTCCCCCCTCGGTCTCGCCCAGGGAGCTCTCCAGGAGGGGGCCGCTGGCAAGGCTAAGGGGCAGGCTGGGCGGGGAGCTGGCAAACATAGCCGTGGCGGCCACCCACGAGTCCCCGGGCGAGAGCGAGCTGGCCAGGCAGCCGTTCACCTACGACGCGGGGGGCCTCTCAATAGACAGGATACTCTACTTCAGGGACGAGGCCTCCAGGGAGAGGGGCCTCAGGGCAATAGAGGGCTCCCCCGCCTCAAGGTACCTCAGGGTTTCAAGGCTTGAGGAGAGGTTCAGGGGGGCCTACATGCCCCCCTACCCGAGCCTCTTCGTCGAGTCCGTGGACGAGTCCAGGTACCACGTGGTCTCAAGCAGGTCCCTGGCGGCCCTCAGGCACGACATGATGCCCGACCACGAGGTGTACGGCGTCCTGCTCGTGAAGGGCGCCGAGGTGAGGGCTGAAGCCGCGGAGGTTTACGACGTTGCGCCCACGCTGCTCTCCCTGCTGGGCCTCAAGGTTCCCAGGGGGGCTGACGGCAGGAGCCTCGTGGGGGCGAGCGCCGGCGAGTACCCCTATGACGCGGCCGTCAGGCTGAAGGCGAGACTCAGGGGTCGTGCTGGCCAGCTGGGATGA
- the cobB gene encoding NAD-dependent protein deacetylase, with the protein MSLEAEARRLAEMLLAAKNAVILTGAGVSTASGIPDFRGPSGLWRRLDPSFFEISYFYQDPLGSWRLFMERFGQLRGVRPNPAHVAIARLEELGLVKAVITQNIDGLHQAAGSRRVIELHGNASRAVCTECGRKYDIEEAFKAVKEGRLPTCPVCGGLLKPDVVYFGEPLPPDALEEAFSLAESSDLFIVVGSSLAVSPANQLPIMAKARGAKLAIVNVGETALDDMADLRVDAPVEKFMPMVCAIAEDMMAKGSGCRAAAGLG; encoded by the coding sequence ATGTCCCTGGAGGCCGAGGCCAGGAGGCTGGCGGAGATGCTTCTGGCAGCTAAGAACGCCGTTATCCTAACGGGCGCCGGCGTCAGCACCGCAAGCGGCATACCTGACTTCAGGGGCCCAAGCGGCCTGTGGAGGAGGCTGGACCCGTCATTCTTTGAGATATCCTACTTCTACCAGGACCCCCTGGGCTCGTGGAGGCTCTTCATGGAGAGGTTCGGGCAGCTCAGGGGGGTCAGGCCAAACCCAGCGCACGTGGCCATAGCCAGGCTGGAGGAGCTGGGGCTCGTGAAGGCCGTCATAACGCAGAACATCGATGGGCTCCACCAGGCGGCCGGGAGCAGGAGGGTGATAGAGCTCCACGGCAACGCCTCGAGGGCCGTGTGCACTGAGTGCGGGAGGAAATATGACATAGAGGAGGCATTTAAGGCCGTCAAGGAGGGGAGGCTCCCCACCTGCCCTGTGTGCGGGGGGCTCCTGAAGCCTGACGTGGTCTACTTCGGCGAGCCCCTGCCACCTGACGCCCTCGAGGAGGCGTTCTCCCTCGCCGAGTCCTCGGACCTCTTCATAGTTGTGGGCTCGAGCCTTGCCGTGAGCCCAGCCAACCAGCTCCCCATAATGGCTAAGGCGAGGGGGGCGAAGCTGGCCATAGTAAACGTCGGGGAGACAGCGCTTGACGACATGGCTGACTTGAGGGTCGACGCCCCGGTCGAGAAGTTCATGCCAATGGTCTGCGCGATCGCTGAGGACATGATGGCTAAGGGCAGCGGCTGCAGGGCCGCGGCGGGCCTAGGCTAA
- a CDS encoding MBL fold metallo-hydrolase: MEVQRLKVAIPIKALGHVNSYVIADYDGFSLVDPGMYWANSFDGLARELRGAGLSLRQLKSIIVTHFHVDHATAAPVLANLTGAEVYMGAADLEVVRRGFRDYFEGVLETYRHYGVPEAEVNAMREVHPVPRLGDVYDELADAARPLREGDSLDAYGGMMKVVELPGHTPGHIALVGDRVAIVGDVVLDRITPHVILDTPRASRDPLGDYMRTLERVKSMNVSTAMPGHGEAIGALARRADEIMEHHRARLNEVRSLLSAPATLYDVARRMNWRTSASSWDQMSPYERYFAIGEALAHLRHLEVIGEVEEVSREGQVLFKLA, from the coding sequence TTGGAGGTCCAGAGGCTGAAGGTGGCGATACCAATTAAGGCCCTCGGCCACGTGAACTCCTACGTAATAGCTGACTATGACGGCTTCAGCCTCGTCGACCCGGGCATGTACTGGGCCAACAGCTTTGACGGCCTGGCCAGGGAGCTGAGGGGCGCCGGGTTAAGCCTGAGGCAACTGAAGTCAATAATTGTGACCCACTTTCACGTTGACCACGCCACGGCGGCCCCCGTGCTGGCCAACTTGACCGGGGCCGAGGTCTACATGGGGGCAGCTGACCTCGAGGTGGTGAGGAGGGGGTTCAGGGACTACTTTGAGGGGGTGCTGGAGACCTACAGGCACTACGGCGTCCCGGAGGCCGAGGTCAATGCTATGAGGGAGGTGCACCCGGTGCCGAGGCTTGGGGACGTGTATGATGAGCTCGCAGACGCCGCCAGGCCCCTGAGGGAGGGGGACTCGCTGGATGCCTATGGCGGGATGATGAAGGTTGTGGAGCTGCCGGGCCACACGCCGGGGCACATAGCCCTGGTGGGCGACAGGGTTGCCATTGTCGGGGACGTGGTGCTGGACAGGATAACGCCCCACGTCATACTGGACACCCCGCGGGCCTCGAGGGACCCCCTGGGCGACTACATGAGGACGCTCGAGAGGGTCAAGTCAATGAACGTCAGCACTGCCATGCCAGGCCACGGGGAGGCCATAGGCGCCCTGGCCAGGAGGGCTGATGAAATAATGGAGCACCACCGCGCCAGGCTTAACGAGGTGAGGTCCCTCCTCTCGGCCCCGGCCACGCTCTATGACGTGGCCAGGCGAATGAACTGGAGGACCTCGGCCAGCTCGTGGGACCAGATGAGCCCCTACGAGAGGTACTTCGCCATAGGCGAGGCCCTGGCCCACCTGAGGCACCTTGAGGTCATAGGAGAGGTTGAGGAGGTCAGCCGGGAGGGCCAGGTGCTCTTTAAGTTAGCCTAG